A stretch of the Parachlamydia acanthamoebae genome encodes the following:
- a CDS encoding SDR family oxidoreductase yields the protein MGWILVTGAAKRLGAEICRKLAQQKRAVVIHYKTSHEEALQTAETCRRLGGQAEVIQGDFSSTESLQEFISNYQQRFLDTEGLVNNVGNYLIKSALDTSLQEWNALFLTNLTVPFLITRELMPSIKKHQGAIINIGTAGTLSFSSNSYSSIYHLTKTSLWMLTKNLAKELAPDLVRVNMVSPGQLDNSIDPLHYSKLPMKRYGFPSEVAEVVSFLMKKENSYITGQNIEVTGGLHV from the coding sequence ATGGGCTGGATTCTTGTCACGGGAGCTGCCAAAAGGTTAGGTGCAGAGATTTGTCGCAAATTAGCGCAACAAAAACGAGCTGTTGTCATTCATTACAAGACCAGCCATGAAGAAGCGTTGCAAACGGCCGAAACCTGCAGGCGACTCGGAGGACAAGCTGAAGTGATTCAGGGTGATTTTTCTTCCACTGAATCTCTTCAAGAGTTTATTTCCAACTATCAACAGCGCTTTCTCGATACGGAAGGTTTGGTCAATAATGTCGGCAATTATTTGATTAAGTCTGCTCTAGATACCTCCCTACAAGAATGGAATGCTCTCTTTCTCACTAATTTAACTGTGCCTTTTTTAATCACACGTGAACTTATGCCAAGCATTAAAAAGCACCAAGGTGCCATTATCAATATTGGAACTGCTGGCACGCTTTCTTTTTCAAGTAATAGTTACTCTTCTATTTATCATTTAACTAAAACATCCCTCTGGATGCTGACAAAAAATTTAGCCAAAGAACTCGCTCCAGATTTGGTAAGAGTAAACATGGTTTCACCAGGGCAGTTGGATAATTCTATCGATCCTTTACATTACTCAAAATTGCCGATGAAGCGCTATGGATTCCCTTCTGAAGTTGCTGAGGTTGTCTCCTTCTTAATGAAAAAAGAAAATTCTTATATCACGGGTCAAAATATTGAAGTTACAGGCGGTTTGCATGTTTAA
- a CDS encoding dihydroneopterin aldolase, protein MLDTWTYPITTVGGLVVASDGDVLLLYSSKWNDCYTTPGGKVELGESREAAFIREVKEETGLDVTNIRFISTQESIYSPEFKEKKHFIMNDFVADLAPGYSKDDVVLNYEAENYLWVSLEEAKKLPLNREAYFLLNQYERSLQSKPHYGLIGFENHQIPCIIGILPHERVNTQSIYVDLKVEADFNKCSNSDDITDTVDYVALANICSEFAQEKGYMLIEKYAHDVLQKLLRDYPINWAWIKVKKPEALGSADFTTVELKLCRTEL, encoded by the coding sequence ATGCTTGATACATGGACATACCCCATTACAACTGTCGGTGGACTTGTCGTCGCCTCCGACGGAGACGTTTTACTACTTTATTCCTCCAAATGGAATGATTGCTACACAACCCCTGGAGGGAAAGTTGAATTAGGTGAATCTAGAGAAGCCGCATTCATTCGAGAAGTCAAAGAAGAAACAGGGCTTGATGTAACGAATATTCGCTTTATTTCGACGCAAGAATCGATCTACTCCCCCGAGTTTAAAGAAAAAAAACACTTCATCATGAACGATTTCGTAGCAGATTTAGCACCAGGCTATTCAAAAGACGATGTTGTTTTAAATTATGAAGCTGAAAATTACCTCTGGGTTTCTCTAGAAGAAGCCAAAAAACTTCCTCTCAATCGAGAAGCTTATTTCCTACTCAATCAATATGAGCGATCTTTGCAATCTAAGCCGCACTATGGATTGATTGGCTTTGAAAATCATCAAATCCCTTGCATCATTGGTATTCTTCCACACGAGCGCGTCAATACACAATCTATCTATGTAGATCTGAAAGTGGAAGCTGATTTTAATAAATGTTCCAATTCTGATGATATTACAGATACGGTTGATTATGTTGCCTTGGCCAACATTTGTTCCGAATTTGCTCAAGAAAAAGGGTACATGCTGATTGAAAAGTATGCGCATGATGTGCTTCAAAAGCTATTGCGAGATTATCCAATCAATTGGGCGTGGATTAAGGTCAAAAAGCCTGAAGCCCTAGGATCAGCAGATTTTACGACTGTTGAACTCAAACTGTGCCGAACAGAGTTATAA
- a CDS encoding HAD family hydrolase, which produces MPGLIALDIDGTVTDFGGVIPPEVVAYLSELVSDGWNVVFITGRTFTDGFKILQPLSFPYYFAVQNGAITLRMPQQEVVAKHTLGTDVFPAMENICKDEPSDFVIFAGFEHQDCCYYRSHCFSKELLEYLKARSDAFNSIWYDVESFDNLTLANFPSLKCFGQVESASRISYRIENEIGLHAPLIKDPFQNGYYVVQATHASVNKGSALRDLKQRLRVQTPVIAAGDDNNDISMLEEADIRIIMVTAPDHLLQTATIIAPPAREKGIIQGLQKALNLI; this is translated from the coding sequence GTGCCGGGACTTATCGCATTAGATATTGATGGAACAGTGACAGATTTTGGGGGTGTCATTCCTCCAGAAGTGGTTGCCTATCTATCTGAATTAGTCTCGGATGGCTGGAATGTGGTTTTCATTACGGGAAGAACTTTTACAGATGGGTTCAAAATTTTGCAACCGCTTTCCTTTCCCTATTATTTTGCGGTACAAAATGGGGCGATCACCCTCAGAATGCCTCAACAAGAAGTTGTTGCAAAACATACGCTCGGCACAGACGTTTTCCCCGCGATGGAAAATATCTGTAAGGATGAACCGAGCGATTTTGTCATTTTTGCGGGATTTGAACACCAAGATTGTTGTTATTACCGCTCTCACTGTTTCTCTAAGGAATTACTTGAATACTTGAAAGCACGATCGGATGCCTTCAATTCCATTTGGTATGATGTCGAATCCTTTGACAACCTCACACTTGCCAACTTTCCATCGCTAAAATGTTTTGGACAGGTTGAATCTGCCTCTAGAATTTCTTATCGGATCGAAAATGAAATTGGATTGCATGCGCCTTTAATTAAGGATCCTTTTCAAAATGGGTATTATGTTGTGCAAGCCACACATGCTTCTGTGAACAAAGGATCCGCCTTGCGGGACCTTAAACAAAGACTTCGAGTTCAAACACCTGTCATTGCAGCGGGAGATGACAACAACGATATAAGTATGCTAGAGGAAGCCGACATTCGCATCATCATGGTTACTGCACCCGACCATTTACTACAAACTGCCACCATCATCGCTCCGCCTGCTCGTGAAAAAGGAATTATTCAAGGACTTCAAAAAGCTTTAAATTTGATTTAA
- the mutS gene encoding DNA mismatch repair protein MutS, with protein sequence MDLAVTSSQNTQDQKVSPMMVQWQTCKEQAGSAILLFRMGDFYEAFYEDAALLAKEADLTLTRRQGIPMSGVPHHSSEAYIDKLVSKGYRVAIAEQVESAKETKGLVKREIVRVVTPGTVITSSLLAENTNNFFASIIQVGALYGLAFLDLTTSEFRVIEFEHEQELLNEVCRLNPAEFLTSQKFANKHPLFFEEIRKNNQVLVNTHDDWHFEHQVTYNFLIQHFKVHSLDGFGLKGMVPGVHAAGALLQYLQSELSLPIEHITDIQPYTTSQYLSLDRMTLRHLELIDPLNHGSRKNTLLGVLDHSNTPMGARLLRQWIKQPLLSIPEIHQRQEAVQAFYDTPSLMQRIGAVLEQVRDLERLMMRISSGYATPRDLVALRFSMEPLPEIKTLLLTLASQSALLATEAQRIDFLPEMTRLIANALVDDPPVKITEGKIFRDGYHPELDELREISRDSKSWIARYQTQIRDETGLKSLKVGFNRMFGYYIEVSKGQAEKMPDSFQRRQTLVNAERFITPELKNYEAKVLNAEERISAIENELFQTLRQQIGQFSKQVLTTAQALARIDCLRSLGEAARTNQYIRPLVDDSAHLKIVDGRHPVIEAAHAGEKFIPNDTLLDGSDNRLLLITGPNMAGKSTYIRQVALITIMAQMGSFIPAKEAHVGLIDKVFTRIGASDDLSRGQSTFMVEMVETANILHNATSRSLVILDEIGRGTSTYDGISIAWSVAEHLLITEGKMAKTLFATHYWELTKLEEKIPGAVNYNVAVQENADNIIFLRKIIKGGTDKSYGIHVGRLAGLPPSVITRAKEILVHLEENANQKSVFEPSKPKRQPAKKKPISNAFQLTFFG encoded by the coding sequence ATGGATTTAGCAGTTACATCTTCGCAAAACACTCAAGATCAAAAAGTTTCACCCATGATGGTGCAATGGCAAACCTGCAAAGAACAAGCCGGTTCAGCCATTTTGCTGTTTCGAATGGGAGATTTCTACGAAGCATTTTACGAAGACGCAGCCCTTTTAGCAAAAGAAGCGGATCTTACCTTGACTCGTCGGCAAGGCATCCCTATGAGTGGTGTCCCCCATCACTCGAGCGAAGCTTATATCGACAAACTCGTTTCCAAAGGATATCGAGTCGCGATTGCCGAACAGGTGGAATCCGCTAAAGAAACAAAAGGATTAGTGAAGAGAGAAATTGTCAGAGTGGTAACACCTGGCACAGTGATTACCTCTTCTCTTTTAGCGGAAAACACAAACAATTTCTTTGCATCCATTATCCAAGTTGGCGCCTTATATGGTTTAGCTTTTCTCGATTTGACAACTTCAGAATTCAGAGTAATTGAATTTGAACACGAACAAGAATTGCTCAATGAAGTCTGCCGCCTTAACCCTGCCGAATTCCTAACTTCTCAAAAATTTGCCAATAAACATCCCCTCTTTTTTGAGGAGATCCGCAAAAACAACCAAGTCCTTGTCAATACACACGACGATTGGCATTTCGAACACCAAGTCACTTATAATTTCTTGATTCAACATTTCAAAGTGCATTCTCTGGATGGATTTGGTCTTAAAGGGATGGTACCGGGTGTGCATGCGGCTGGAGCCCTGCTTCAATATTTACAAAGCGAACTCAGTTTACCCATTGAACATATCACAGATATTCAACCTTACACGACTTCTCAATATCTTTCTTTAGATCGCATGACGCTGCGCCACCTTGAATTGATTGATCCATTAAACCATGGAAGTCGAAAAAATACGCTTTTAGGCGTGTTAGATCACAGCAATACCCCCATGGGAGCTCGTCTTTTGCGCCAGTGGATTAAACAACCACTTCTCTCTATCCCTGAGATTCACCAGCGACAAGAAGCCGTGCAAGCTTTTTATGATACACCGTCTCTCATGCAACGAATTGGTGCAGTCCTTGAACAGGTCAGAGATTTAGAGCGTTTAATGATGCGCATTAGTTCGGGTTACGCAACGCCGAGAGATCTGGTTGCTTTACGTTTTTCTATGGAACCTCTGCCCGAAATTAAAACTCTTCTGCTCACCTTAGCAAGCCAATCGGCGTTATTAGCCACAGAAGCTCAGCGGATCGATTTCCTACCAGAAATGACACGCTTAATTGCTAATGCCTTGGTAGATGACCCTCCAGTAAAAATCACAGAAGGGAAAATCTTCCGGGATGGCTACCACCCAGAACTTGACGAACTTCGGGAAATCAGCCGAGACAGTAAGTCCTGGATCGCACGTTATCAAACGCAGATTCGAGATGAAACAGGATTAAAAAGCCTTAAAGTCGGCTTTAATCGGATGTTTGGCTATTATATCGAAGTCAGCAAAGGGCAAGCAGAAAAAATGCCTGACTCATTCCAAAGACGACAAACATTGGTCAATGCCGAACGATTCATCACTCCGGAACTGAAAAATTATGAAGCCAAAGTTTTGAATGCAGAAGAACGGATCAGCGCGATTGAAAATGAGCTTTTCCAAACGCTTCGACAACAAATTGGACAATTTTCTAAGCAAGTCCTCACAACGGCTCAGGCTTTAGCACGAATCGATTGCTTGCGTTCTCTAGGAGAAGCTGCACGTACAAACCAATACATCCGCCCTCTAGTCGATGATTCGGCCCATTTGAAAATTGTGGATGGACGTCACCCTGTAATTGAAGCTGCACATGCGGGAGAAAAATTTATTCCGAATGACACATTGCTCGATGGTTCAGATAATCGTCTCTTGCTCATTACGGGCCCTAACATGGCGGGAAAGTCTACTTATATTCGGCAGGTGGCTTTGATCACCATCATGGCTCAAATGGGATCTTTTATTCCTGCTAAAGAAGCACATGTTGGGCTAATTGACAAGGTTTTCACTCGTATTGGAGCCAGCGATGATCTTTCCAGAGGGCAATCCACGTTCATGGTGGAAATGGTAGAAACAGCCAATATTCTACACAATGCGACCTCACGCTCTCTCGTTATCTTAGACGAAATTGGACGTGGGACAAGCACTTATGATGGTATTTCAATCGCTTGGTCCGTAGCAGAACACCTTCTTATTACGGAAGGGAAAATGGCTAAAACATTATTTGCCACCCACTATTGGGAATTGACAAAACTAGAAGAGAAAATTCCTGGGGCTGTCAACTACAATGTGGCTGTACAAGAAAATGCAGATAACATAATCTTTTTACGCAAAATCATAAAAGGTGGTACGGACAAAAGTTATGGCATTCACGTTGGCAGGTTAGCGGGACTCCCTCCCTCTGTGATTACGCGAGCAAAGGAAATTTTGGTGCATCTCGAAGAAAATGCCAACCAAAAAAGCGTTTTTGAACCGTCTAAGCCAAAAAGACAGCCAGCAAAGAAAAAACCGATTTCCAATGCCTTTCAACTGACTTTTTTTGGATAA